From Salvelinus namaycush isolate Seneca chromosome 24, SaNama_1.0, whole genome shotgun sequence, one genomic window encodes:
- the LOC120019710 gene encoding cardiac phospholamban-like: MDKVQHTMRSAIRRASMAVDVPPQARQNMQELFVNFSLILICLLLIYIIVLLM, translated from the coding sequence ATGGATAAGGTGCAGCACACGATGCGCTCGGCCATCCGCAGAGCCTCCATGGCGGTGGACGTGCCCCCCCAGGCCAGGCAGAACATGCAGGAGCTCTTTGTCAACTTCAGCCTCATCCTCATCTGCCTGCTGCTCATCTACATCATCGTGTTGTTGATGTGA